The stretch of DNA TGTTAATTTGTCATtgacaaatgcattaaaaaataaacattgagtGTATTTTGTTTGCATTGTAATTATTAGCATTCCtttgtcatttttacatttttgacctTGGTTGGGTTGTCAGTTTGTACATGcattcagttgttgttgttgtttttcagtgaAAGCTGATGACCTTCAAACTATTAAGAGAGAGCTTGCTCAAATCAAACACAAGGTTGACTATCTGCTGGAGAGTATGGACAGGATGGAGAAAGACCACAACAAGAAATCTGGTAACATTCTGCATGATTTCCCACAAAGAAGGGTCACCTGACAATGTTAAAATGGGCCCAGACAATCATTATTCcagaaattattataaagttTAACATGTTAatgtaattagttattaaaaaaacaacaacagtatttTAACACTTAATGCCCCAGACACAGGCCTGTAcatcatcttacatttcatacagtttACTGCTGACAAATATGATCAGACTATAGAAAGGGACTGGGTAAGGCAACAGCTCTATCAATACAGCTATGCCCTATAATTCAAGATATTTGGGCAAAAATGCTCATAACAATCGACATTTATCCCAAATGTGATTTTGAAGAGTTCAGTAATGAATCcgtgttttgaacaaatcagctGAACCAATGATTCAAAGCACATTCATAAAGTGAGTCATTTACTGAATTCCTGAATGAGTCAGCAGTTTGAATGAATGGATGACTCGTAAAGGTATTTTTAAGTCTGGTGGTAACAAATCCGTTTTGATTACCAATGACTCGCATTTTCTGAACGAAAAAATCCCAGATGTTTTCTATAgtgtcttcttttatgttccatagtttaTGTTAGGCCGTCGTAGCCTAAAcgtaatacattttatgttgaatcaaataaaatatttctttctaaagctaCCATTTGTAATGTCTActaaatatttagtaattttaaaataaaaaatagcttcaAATAATCTTTTGGGGGTATTTTTATTATCAGATAATTAATCGACAcctaattagatttaaaaaattgtgattactaatggttttatttattatttatgcatgttttttccCTCAGAGGGGAAAAGTGTGAAGGCAGAAGTGGGTGAGGCTTCCTCCCTTCAGCATTCCAGCAAGAAAGACCGAGAGAGGGAAGAGCAAGAGATAAATGATTCTGAGGAGGAGAGAGATTTGttggaagaggaggaagaggtatgcgtaaaacaaaatacaaataaaatccatGTGTAAAATGGAGGTTGTGTTGTAATTGGTACTGGATACTGCAAAGATACACTAACAAGCTTTTTGTCTTTCTCAGGTTAAAAGCCAGGGAGGAGAGAATGAAGAAGAAgagggagaggaggaagagggggagcATGAAGAAGGGGAAGATGATGGTGACAGCATTAATGGTGACGACTCCTAGCTTGTTTTATACCCCGAGGGTACAAGACACGCACTCAAAATTCAGCCCTTTCAGTTCTTTTGAAAGGTTGAAGCCAGTCTTTGAAAGATTTGTCTGTTTTGATGTAGATGCCTGCACTCTTATAATAACTGACACTACAGTTacatcagtttatttttaatgttagcGTGACATCTGTTCAGGCTTTTGAAGTGTCCCTCAACCTTGATGAAGACAAACATCTGGTTTCAAACAACAAACCATTACATTCTCCAGTTAATTTGTGTCATTATGACTCGAACCTGAGAGGTTTTCATATTTCTCTAGCAGAATATGTCCATTATGTATTCTCAGAGTGAAACTTGCCTGATCTCTGTTTGTCCTGtgttttattggattttttttctgtgatcaaAGATAAAATTTCTTTTAAAAGGGGGAAACTTGAGTGGCTCCTCTATTACAGAGAGCCGAGAAGCTTCCAGGaaacatctatgtttgtatttacCTGTCTTTTTTATATTACCCTGTCTCAGAATAATtctacatgaaaatgtcaataaaatattaattcaatttttgttttttagtttttgaacaTAACACTCATGCAGGATTTTACAATGTaggtgatttatatatatatatatatatatatatatattaaaatttttctttttttatcaccaATAATAACATGAATTTGACGTGAAGTATAGTTTTACTGCACACTGAGCTTTTAAATGTTAGATTTTCAATTTATTATGAACGCTTCTTTGCTGGTGTCTGACCACATGgggtaagaataaaaaaaaagtgaagcatAAATATTGAcatatttgcttttatttatttaaatgttcaggaATTGATAGATTAGAAATAAGGAAAGTGCTACTCTCAAAACCTAAATGGCAAAAAGCATTTAACACCTTTTATtcttataggttttttttttttgtaggctaactAAAAACCAATGATCTCCTCATACTTATGCCTCTTATTTACTAGAATGCAGTTTACTTATACAGGAACAATTAAGTTCCATTACAATAATTGTTTCACATTGCATCCTGCACTGGATATGAGGTacaagattcaaacattcacaaGGGGAAAATCAGAAAACCACCAAAACTGGTGTAACTTGCTGGGTCATCATAAATCCAGGTGTTTTCCCAAAGATGTGTAGAAATTTGATCCCCAATCTCCAGTGTGAGAACCACACCATTGCTGGCATTTCCATTGGAGGTAGGCTTAATCCAAGCATGCAGAGAGCACTGGGTTGCACCGTTCTTCAAGAGACTGACTGCCATTGTTTTTCCACCTTGACAATGACCATAAAATCTGAAGTAATAGACTCCTTTGATTGGTGCTGTGAAAATACCTGCAATGCACATGTATGAAGTAGTCACAGATAACATCATATGTGAACAGGATTCTGCATTTGCCATGATATTTGATATGAACTTACCAGTATTTGAGTCATAAGCACCGCCAATATTGCTAAAGACTTTTTTGTAGACCAGAGTTTTTTGAGAGTCA from Carassius gibelio isolate Cgi1373 ecotype wild population from Czech Republic chromosome B2, carGib1.2-hapl.c, whole genome shotgun sequence encodes:
- the LOC127950892 gene encoding complement C1q-like protein 4, with amino-acid sequence MAVLQMLLLLCAGSSLAEDLFSPNVDIIAELEKLKTMDERIKKLEETLSKVLSENEVKKVAFSVGLLESGTGHTLSTDSQKTLVYKKVFSNIGGAYDSNTGIFTAPIKGVYYFRFYGHCQGGKTMAVSLLKNGATQCSLHAWIKPTSNGNASNGVVLTLEIGDQISTHLWENTWIYDDPASYTSFGGFLIFPL